One Sediminicola sp. YIK13 DNA segment encodes these proteins:
- a CDS encoding type IA DNA topoisomerase, with amino-acid sequence MKVCIAEKPSVAREIAAVLGANTKHDGYFEGNGYAVTFTFGHLCTLFEPNDYKSYWKSWDLNNLPMLPEKFQTKVVENSGIQKQFKIVKKLFEQAEVVINCGDAGQEGELIQRWVMHQANYKGEVKRLWISSLTTEAIKEGFNALKPSQNYDNLYYAGFSRAIGDWLLGMNATRLYTLKHGGYKQMLSVGRVQTPTLAMVVNRFKEIEDFKPVPYWELQTLYRDTLFSYEEGRFLKMEDGEIIAQKVKGEDFEIISVSKKKGKEYAPKLFDLTGLQVYCNTKFGFTADETLKMVQKLYEQKVVTYPRVDTTFLPNDVYPKVPGILQKLTHYAELTQSILSKKIRKSSKVFNDSKVTDHHAIIPTGVQIKLQYNQQQVYDAIVRRFIAVFYEDCQVANTTVLGQVDTITFKTTGKEILSKGWKIVFENPEAKTKEAGILPTFVKGEKGPHEPSFLEKQTKPPKQFTEATLLRAMETAGKQVDDDEMRELMKENGIGRPSTRANIIETLFRRKYIIRNKKQVLPTPTGIQLIDTIQNDLLKSAELTGQWEKQLKDIEKGTFSAGMFIANMKKMVDDLVYEVRSETTRANISHTVVPEATKTANVVTKKSGITAETCPKCKQGTLLKGKAAYGCSAYKEGCDFVLPFTFQGKKISEKQWLRLLLKGCTVNLKGFKKEGPETDEVIEGLLRFNDTFQLVLEAKKQEKKIPDTLSCPKCKKGTVIKGKSAYGCSEYKNGCDFRCSFEVIKTKAADRPLTKELVFSILNQGHS; translated from the coding sequence GTGAAAGTTTGTATTGCAGAAAAACCTAGTGTTGCCAGAGAAATTGCCGCTGTTCTTGGAGCAAATACTAAGCACGACGGGTATTTTGAAGGTAACGGATATGCCGTAACCTTTACATTTGGACACCTTTGTACCCTGTTCGAACCAAACGACTATAAATCTTATTGGAAAAGTTGGGACCTGAACAACCTTCCCATGCTACCCGAAAAATTTCAGACCAAAGTGGTGGAAAATTCCGGCATACAAAAACAATTTAAGATTGTAAAAAAATTATTCGAGCAGGCGGAGGTGGTTATCAACTGTGGGGATGCAGGTCAGGAAGGAGAACTGATACAGCGTTGGGTGATGCACCAGGCGAATTACAAGGGAGAGGTGAAACGGCTATGGATTTCATCGCTGACCACGGAGGCCATAAAAGAAGGTTTTAATGCTTTAAAACCTTCTCAAAACTATGATAATTTATACTACGCAGGATTTTCAAGGGCCATAGGAGACTGGCTTTTAGGGATGAATGCTACCCGTTTGTATACCCTAAAACACGGGGGTTATAAGCAAATGCTCTCTGTGGGCCGCGTTCAAACTCCAACCTTGGCCATGGTGGTCAACCGGTTTAAGGAAATTGAGGATTTTAAGCCTGTGCCCTATTGGGAATTACAAACCTTGTATAGGGATACCCTTTTTAGCTATGAAGAAGGTCGCTTTCTTAAGATGGAAGATGGCGAAATTATAGCACAAAAGGTTAAGGGAGAAGATTTCGAAATTATTTCCGTAAGCAAGAAGAAGGGCAAGGAATACGCCCCCAAACTTTTTGATCTAACTGGACTACAAGTGTACTGCAATACCAAATTTGGATTTACAGCTGATGAGACCTTAAAGATGGTGCAGAAGTTATACGAACAAAAAGTAGTTACCTATCCTAGGGTAGATACCACTTTTTTGCCCAACGATGTTTATCCTAAAGTGCCCGGTATTCTTCAAAAATTGACCCATTATGCAGAACTTACCCAGTCCATATTAAGCAAAAAAATAAGAAAATCGTCCAAAGTCTTTAATGATAGTAAGGTTACGGATCACCACGCGATTATTCCCACTGGGGTACAAATAAAACTTCAATACAACCAGCAACAGGTTTATGATGCTATTGTAAGGAGATTCATTGCCGTTTTTTATGAGGATTGCCAGGTAGCAAATACCACAGTACTTGGACAAGTGGACACCATAACCTTTAAAACAACAGGGAAGGAAATATTGTCCAAGGGATGGAAGATTGTTTTTGAAAATCCAGAGGCTAAAACCAAGGAAGCCGGAATATTGCCAACTTTTGTAAAGGGCGAAAAAGGACCACATGAACCTTCATTTTTGGAAAAACAGACCAAACCCCCAAAACAATTTACAGAGGCAACGTTGTTGCGGGCCATGGAAACGGCCGGGAAACAGGTAGATGATGATGAAATGAGGGAACTGATGAAGGAGAATGGAATAGGACGTCCTTCTACCCGAGCCAATATTATTGAGACTTTGTTTCGTCGCAAGTACATCATACGAAATAAAAAACAGGTGCTCCCCACCCCTACTGGCATTCAGTTGATAGATACGATCCAGAACGACCTCTTAAAATCCGCAGAACTTACGGGTCAATGGGAAAAGCAATTGAAGGATATAGAAAAAGGGACTTTTAGTGCAGGTATGTTTATTGCCAACATGAAAAAAATGGTAGATGACCTGGTCTATGAAGTTCGAAGTGAGACCACCCGCGCCAATATTTCCCATACCGTGGTCCCAGAAGCTACCAAAACTGCTAATGTGGTCACCAAAAAGTCGGGAATCACAGCAGAAACCTGTCCCAAATGCAAACAAGGAACGTTGTTGAAGGGAAAGGCAGCATACGGATGTAGTGCCTATAAGGAAGGTTGTGATTTTGTATTGCCTTTTACTTTTCAAGGGAAAAAGATATCGGAAAAGCAATGGCTGCGTTTACTTCTAAAAGGTTGTACCGTGAACCTAAAAGGTTTTAAGAAAGAAGGTCCGGAGACCGATGAAGTTATAGAAGGCCTCCTGCGATTTAATGATACGTTCCAGTTGGTCCTAGAAGCCAAAAAGCAGGAGAAAAAGATACCGGACACACTTAGTTGTCCGAAATGTAAAAAAGGAACTGTAATCAAAGGTAAATCAGCCTATGGATGCAGTGAATATAAGAATGGGTGTGATTTCAGATGTAGTTTTGAGGTTATTAAGACCAAGGCAGCAGATAGGCCTTTGACCAAAGAGCTGGTGTTCTCTATTCTGAACCAAGGTCATTCTTAG
- a CDS encoding DEAD/DEAH box helicase, whose translation MANTIKERQDILEKLNIHQLNPMQEEALSIIETNTNTIILSPTGTGKTLAFLLPLIDQLDPGSEEIQALILVPSRELAIQIEQVIREMGSGYKVNAVYGGRAMAKDKLELKHTPAILIGTPGRIADHFDNERFSTKFIKTLVLDEFDKSLQVGFEEEMKYIIGMLPSINRRILTSATLGVKVPTFVRLDKPIILDYLKEENTKLAIKTVVSASQNKQKTVLELLNHIGNQPGIIFCNLRETVEKLSTFLERNNVSHGCFHGDMEQKDRERSLIKFRNGSNQIIVATDLAARGIDIPEMKFIVHYEFPYKKEEFIHRNGRTARVNAKGTAYVIKWVDENLPEFITNAPVVDISKKAPKKAQYWQTLFISGGRKDKISKGDIAGLFFKQGNINKDQLGIIELKNDCTFVAVPVTLAEDLIKKLNNTKLKKKKVRVTVL comes from the coding sequence ATGGCAAACACTATAAAAGAGCGACAGGATATTTTGGAAAAACTGAATATTCATCAGTTGAACCCAATGCAGGAAGAGGCGCTCTCCATCATCGAAACAAATACCAATACCATCATTCTTTCGCCAACGGGAACAGGAAAGACGTTGGCATTCCTGTTGCCCTTAATTGATCAGTTGGATCCAGGGAGTGAGGAAATTCAAGCATTGATACTGGTTCCATCACGTGAATTGGCCATACAGATAGAACAGGTGATCCGAGAAATGGGATCAGGCTACAAGGTCAATGCCGTGTATGGAGGAAGGGCCATGGCCAAAGACAAATTGGAACTAAAACACACCCCGGCCATTCTTATTGGAACCCCAGGCCGGATAGCCGATCATTTTGATAATGAGCGCTTCTCCACAAAGTTTATTAAAACCCTTGTTTTGGACGAATTTGACAAATCCTTGCAGGTTGGCTTTGAGGAGGAGATGAAATACATCATAGGGATGTTGCCCAGCATCAACAGGCGCATCCTTACCTCTGCCACCCTAGGTGTTAAAGTACCTACTTTTGTAAGATTGGACAAACCGATCATTCTCGATTATTTAAAAGAAGAGAACACCAAACTGGCTATCAAAACCGTAGTTTCAGCTTCACAAAACAAACAAAAGACGGTTTTGGAACTCCTAAACCATATAGGAAACCAACCTGGAATCATTTTTTGCAATCTTAGGGAGACCGTCGAAAAATTGAGTACTTTCTTGGAACGAAATAATGTCAGTCATGGTTGTTTCCATGGGGATATGGAACAGAAGGATAGGGAACGTTCCCTGATCAAATTCAGGAATGGCTCCAATCAGATAATCGTGGCAACCGATTTAGCGGCAAGAGGTATTGATATACCCGAAATGAAGTTTATCGTTCATTACGAATTCCCATATAAGAAAGAAGAATTCATCCATAGAAATGGCAGAACTGCCAGAGTAAATGCCAAAGGAACTGCCTATGTAATCAAATGGGTTGATGAGAATCTGCCAGAATTTATTACAAATGCCCCGGTGGTCGATATCTCAAAAAAGGCACCCAAAAAAGCCCAGTACTGGCAAACACTTTTTATTTCGGGTGGTAGAAAAGATAAAATCTCAAAAGGGGATATTGCTGGATTATTTTTTAAACAAGGGAACATCAATAAGGACCAACTGGGAATTATAGAACTAAAGAACGACTGCACTTTTGTTGCAGTACCTGTGACCCTTGCGGAAGATTTGATAAAGAAATTGAATAACACCAAACTAAAGAAAAAGAAGGTAAGGGTAACGGTTCTATAA
- a CDS encoding FKBP-type peptidyl-prolyl cis-trans isomerase, which produces MSKVKENDTVEVHYTGKLSNGQIFDSSLEREPIKVTLGQGSLIPGFEKGLIDMEPNEKKTVTIPKEEAYGEINKEMFHKVSKADLPADIKPEVGMGLMAKNPDGSENQLRVAEVGDDHIIIDANHPLAGQDLTFDLVLVAIAS; this is translated from the coding sequence ATGAGTAAAGTAAAAGAAAACGACACGGTAGAAGTACATTACACTGGAAAATTAAGCAACGGTCAAATATTTGATAGTTCTTTGGAAAGAGAACCTATTAAGGTAACCTTAGGTCAAGGCAGTCTTATTCCTGGGTTCGAAAAAGGATTGATCGATATGGAGCCTAATGAAAAGAAAACAGTAACCATTCCTAAGGAAGAAGCTTATGGGGAAATCAATAAAGAGATGTTCCATAAAGTGAGTAAAGCAGATTTGCCTGCAGATATTAAACCTGAAGTTGGAATGGGTTTAATGGCTAAAAATCCTGATGGTTCGGAAAACCAATTGCGCGTTGCAGAAGTTGGGGATGACCATATCATTATAGATGCAAATCACCCGTTGGCTGGACAAGATCTTACTTTTGATTTGGTTCTTGTAGCAATCGCATCCTAA
- a CDS encoding serine hydrolase domain-containing protein — MKYHIPLLIVLFVVLGCSSTPKNQANFQIILDKAVKNKSNQLSGVSMTVIAPKLNILWTGASGFDSKQKTRKLSAKQPFRIASGTKTFVAAAVLRLQEEKKLKLEDSIATYLSEEHLQLLRSDGYDPKAITIKHCLLHRSGLFDYAEGNTSYIDSIIKNPTKKWTRTEQLKFAMVAGDPLGNPGEVYGYSDTGYILLGEIIEKVTGKSLAQALRQLLGFDRLGMKSTWMEGLEESPAGIPQPVHRYIGDYDATTLDNSIDLFGGGGISSTTKDLAIFIDALFNGQIFKNPETLTIMLEDPGTLPNGAESEDYRMGLSKEGVMGISGYTHRGFWGTVWVHLPNPNYTIVVNFTNEPEGAGIITKTTEKLQKLAKTD; from the coding sequence ATGAAATATCACATACCTCTACTAATTGTCTTGTTTGTTGTTCTGGGATGTAGTTCAACTCCTAAAAATCAGGCCAATTTTCAAATAATATTAGATAAGGCGGTTAAGAATAAAAGTAATCAACTGTCAGGTGTTTCCATGACGGTAATAGCTCCCAAATTGAATATTTTATGGACAGGGGCGTCTGGTTTTGACAGCAAGCAAAAGACACGTAAACTTTCAGCCAAACAACCCTTTAGGATTGCCAGTGGTACCAAAACATTTGTAGCAGCAGCTGTTTTACGTCTTCAGGAAGAGAAAAAATTGAAATTAGAAGATTCTATTGCCACATATCTCTCCGAAGAACACCTACAACTCCTTAGATCTGATGGTTACGATCCTAAGGCCATCACAATAAAGCATTGTCTACTGCACAGAAGCGGCCTGTTCGATTATGCCGAGGGAAATACCTCCTATATAGATAGTATCATTAAAAATCCAACTAAAAAATGGACACGCACAGAGCAGCTCAAATTTGCAATGGTTGCCGGAGACCCTTTAGGAAATCCGGGTGAAGTATATGGCTATAGCGACACAGGGTATATACTCCTTGGAGAAATTATTGAAAAGGTCACAGGAAAGTCTTTGGCACAGGCACTACGCCAATTATTGGGTTTTGATAGATTGGGGATGAAATCAACGTGGATGGAAGGCCTAGAAGAATCACCAGCTGGAATTCCACAACCTGTGCACCGTTATATCGGCGATTATGATGCCACTACTTTAGATAATTCAATCGATTTATTCGGGGGTGGGGGCATTTCTTCTACAACTAAGGATCTTGCCATCTTTATTGACGCCCTTTTTAATGGGCAAATCTTTAAAAACCCTGAAACTCTAACCATTATGTTAGAGGATCCTGGAACATTGCCCAACGGGGCCGAATCAGAAGATTACCGAATGGGCCTTAGTAAAGAAGGGGTAATGGGTATTTCTGGTTATACACACCGTGGCTTCTGGGGAACGGTATGGGTACACCTGCCTAATCCGAACTATACCATCGTTGTGAACTTCACCAACGAGCCCGAAGGAGCCGGTATTATTACCAAAACGACGGAAAAACTACAAAAATTAGCTAAAACTGATTAA
- a CDS encoding LemA family protein, translated as MSTILILLGIIAFIVILFISIFNKFAKNRNQVKDAWSNIDVALKRRYDLIPNLVETVKGYAKHEKSTLEAVINARNAAMAVPTGDINGQIKAENQLQQSLRSIFALGEAYPDLKANVNYLDLQEKLNLIEENLERSRRYYNGSVRENNTYGESIPGVLIAGMAKYQHFDYFETEEATRQNVKVDFS; from the coding sequence ATGTCCACCATTCTTATCCTTTTGGGAATCATAGCATTCATTGTTATTCTATTCATAAGCATTTTCAATAAATTCGCAAAAAATCGAAATCAGGTCAAAGATGCATGGAGTAATATAGATGTGGCATTAAAGCGACGTTATGACCTTATACCCAATCTAGTTGAAACGGTTAAGGGATATGCCAAACATGAAAAATCCACACTTGAAGCCGTTATCAATGCGCGCAACGCTGCAATGGCCGTCCCTACCGGGGATATTAATGGACAAATCAAGGCAGAGAACCAATTGCAACAGAGCTTGAGGAGTATTTTTGCCTTAGGGGAAGCATATCCAGACCTCAAGGCCAATGTAAATTATTTGGATCTTCAGGAAAAGTTGAACCTCATTGAAGAAAACCTCGAAAGAAGCCGTCGCTATTACAATGGATCGGTTCGTGAAAACAACACCTACGGGGAAAGCATTCCCGGTGTCCTGATTGCCGGAATGGCAAAGTACCAACATTTCGATTATTTCGAAACTGAAGAAGCTACAAGGCAAAATGTAAAAGTAGATTTTTCTTAA
- a CDS encoding DEAD/DEAH box helicase — protein sequence MSKQFSALGINSQLQKSLADLEITAPTDIQQKTIPVLLQQKDDFVGLAKTGTGKTAAFGLPLLQLIDVENASIQAVIIAPTRELGQQIYNNLVSFATNLPAVSMASVCGGIPIKPQIERLTKDTHIVVATPGRLIDLIKRKAIDISKANYLVLDEADEMVTSLKEGLDEIVTELPIKRRTFLFTATMPGTIKQLIQNYMSKHVVQVSSEMETVGHQGIDHRFMIVEPIEKLDMLMHFLNSKEGERGIIFCKTKAAVNKLAKNLAINKFSSGALHGSLSQPIRDRIMGQFREGHIRILVATDLAARGIDVKEISFVVNYHLPDVYETYVHRSGRTARAGAEGLSLTILQKEEEEDLKEFEEVLGISFKPYKKADAQSIEENNAQLWAKKIFKTKPNHSISSDFKNKIHTVFHHLTKEELIDKLLAHHLGQHSVATPAETEKPKRKKR from the coding sequence ATGTCAAAACAATTTTCCGCTTTAGGAATCAATAGTCAACTTCAAAAAAGTCTGGCCGATCTAGAAATAACAGCTCCTACCGATATTCAACAAAAAACAATCCCTGTTTTACTGCAACAAAAGGATGATTTTGTTGGTTTGGCAAAAACAGGAACGGGTAAAACCGCGGCCTTTGGATTGCCCTTACTGCAATTGATTGATGTGGAAAATGCTAGTATACAAGCTGTGATTATTGCCCCAACAAGAGAATTGGGCCAGCAGATCTACAATAATCTAGTGTCATTTGCTACAAATTTACCCGCAGTTTCCATGGCTTCAGTATGTGGAGGAATACCTATTAAACCGCAAATAGAACGTTTGACCAAGGACACCCACATTGTCGTGGCAACTCCTGGAAGGTTGATCGATTTGATCAAACGCAAGGCTATTGATATTTCCAAAGCAAATTATTTGGTGCTTGATGAAGCCGATGAAATGGTCACTTCCCTAAAAGAAGGTTTGGATGAAATTGTCACAGAATTACCAATAAAAAGAAGGACATTTTTGTTTACCGCCACCATGCCAGGGACTATAAAACAGTTGATCCAAAACTATATGTCCAAACATGTGGTACAGGTAAGTTCTGAAATGGAAACAGTGGGACACCAAGGAATTGACCATAGATTTATGATCGTGGAACCCATTGAAAAATTGGACATGCTAATGCATTTTCTCAACTCCAAAGAAGGGGAGAGGGGAATCATATTCTGTAAGACCAAGGCTGCCGTAAATAAATTGGCCAAAAATTTAGCTATCAACAAATTCTCCTCTGGAGCGCTACACGGAAGCTTGTCACAACCTATTCGTGACCGAATAATGGGTCAGTTTAGAGAAGGGCATATCCGTATTCTTGTAGCCACTGATCTTGCCGCAAGAGGTATCGATGTCAAAGAAATTTCCTTTGTCGTGAATTACCACCTGCCGGATGTGTACGAAACCTATGTGCATAGAAGTGGACGTACCGCTAGGGCAGGGGCCGAAGGGCTCTCCCTGACCATATTGCAAAAGGAGGAGGAAGAAGATTTAAAAGAATTTGAGGAAGTCTTGGGAATCTCTTTTAAGCCCTATAAAAAAGCGGATGCCCAAAGTATTGAGGAAAACAATGCACAATTATGGGCCAAGAAAATATTCAAGACCAAACCCAATCATTCTATTTCCTCGGATTTTAAAAACAAGATCCACACCGTATTCCATCATTTGACCAAAGAGGAGCTTATTGATAAGCTTTTGGCCCACCATTTGGGTCAGCATTCAGTGGCAACACCTGCCGAAACAGAAAAACCAAAAAGAAAAAAGAGATAA
- a CDS encoding dienelactone hydrolase family protein gives MFKYLKIFVLILLGSITFIGCKSEPKKNDSENKEAMEETLQVNVIGNEVSYATEDTQMKGYISYDENKKGKRPGVIVVHEWWGHNDYTRERADMLAELGYVALAIDMYGDGKQAQHPEDAGKFSGMVMQNIDIAKARFDAAMTVLKADPHVNADEIAAIGYCFGGSVVLTMANLGKDLNAVAAFHSGVQLPVMPNEDLKAKILVCNGAADPFVSPESVTAYKAAMDSVNADYKYIAYPDAQHAFTSKEADSLGKKFNLPLAYQKEADEKSWAELKSLLSDTFKQ, from the coding sequence ATGTTCAAGTACTTAAAAATATTCGTTTTGATCCTTCTCGGATCAATCACCTTCATAGGCTGTAAATCAGAACCTAAAAAAAATGATTCCGAAAACAAGGAAGCAATGGAGGAAACTTTGCAGGTCAATGTGATCGGCAATGAAGTGAGCTACGCCACAGAGGATACGCAAATGAAGGGTTATATCTCCTATGATGAAAATAAAAAAGGAAAAAGACCTGGTGTGATTGTAGTGCATGAATGGTGGGGACACAATGACTATACCCGAGAACGGGCAGATATGCTTGCAGAACTTGGCTATGTAGCCCTTGCCATCGATATGTATGGGGATGGTAAACAGGCACAACATCCTGAGGATGCAGGGAAATTCTCTGGTATGGTGATGCAAAACATAGATATTGCCAAGGCCCGTTTTGATGCTGCCATGACCGTTTTAAAAGCCGACCCACATGTAAATGCAGATGAAATTGCGGCCATAGGCTATTGTTTTGGAGGAAGTGTTGTCTTAACAATGGCCAATCTAGGAAAAGATCTCAATGCCGTAGCGGCATTCCATAGCGGGGTTCAACTTCCAGTAATGCCAAATGAAGATTTAAAGGCCAAAATATTGGTGTGTAATGGCGCTGCCGATCCCTTTGTTTCTCCGGAATCCGTAACCGCCTATAAGGCAGCCATGGACAGTGTAAATGCTGATTATAAATATATTGCCTATCCTGATGCTCAGCACGCTTTTACCAGCAAGGAAGCAGATTCACTTGGAAAAAAATTCAACCTTCCCTTGGCCTACCAAAAGGAAGCCGATGAAAAATCTTGGGCGGAACTAAAATCTCTATTGTCAGATACGTTCAAGCAATAA
- a CDS encoding DUF2207 domain-containing protein, translated as MKKIFILLTLLLVFIGGYAQDFTVTNYSVDITIEEDGYFDVIENYDLNFEIPKHGIYRTIQTQYDLLNFEGKKEERKIRISHVKVPDYKFDVPFNFVQKLKDNMIIKIGDKDVTIVGPQHYEIQYRVHNAFLFEDSQIRFYWNIKPDGWEADFEQISFRIHVPENIPLSKENCFVYSGERGTSIPSKDFKLYYTNEGFSGTSNDSFISRPGENVTVLINLPLNSITEEKPLWPFWNQYGWVFLVGLLITGFYALWRKFGRDDRVVTTTSYYPPKDMDPAMVGFLINDRDDTSDLISLIPYWGARGLIKMEEIPKKGWFGSKDTKLIKIGNLPDDSPSYEKEIFTGLFGQDQGLNTSEILVSSLKDTFYTTMNSASNQLKKMAQPYYVVESKKVQTILYFGLVANAIVLTAIALFVWGPLAAVAIVLTSVLLIILNGYMIKKNDIGNRVLSELKGFRQFIKVAEENKLKMLLQDDPSYFESTMGYALAFGLFEKWAKKFDALHIPPPSWYSSASTQAFTMQGFSKSFSKSMAVTQSTMISSPKSSGSSGGGSSGGGFGGGGGGSW; from the coding sequence ATGAAAAAGATTTTTATCCTCCTTACGCTCTTATTGGTATTCATTGGCGGGTATGCCCAAGATTTCACGGTCACCAATTATTCCGTAGATATAACCATAGAAGAGGATGGTTATTTTGATGTGATTGAAAATTATGACCTCAACTTTGAAATTCCAAAACACGGGATCTATAGAACCATACAGACCCAGTATGACCTGCTCAACTTCGAAGGCAAGAAAGAGGAACGAAAAATAAGGATCAGCCATGTTAAGGTCCCAGATTATAAATTTGATGTCCCCTTTAATTTTGTGCAAAAGTTAAAGGACAATATGATTATAAAAATAGGCGACAAGGATGTCACCATCGTAGGTCCACAACATTATGAGATCCAATACCGTGTCCACAATGCTTTTTTGTTTGAGGATAGCCAAATACGTTTTTATTGGAACATTAAGCCGGATGGTTGGGAGGCCGATTTTGAGCAGATAAGCTTTCGGATCCATGTACCGGAAAATATTCCTCTCAGTAAGGAAAATTGCTTCGTGTATTCCGGGGAACGGGGCACCTCAATTCCCAGTAAAGATTTTAAGCTGTACTATACAAATGAGGGGTTCTCAGGAACGAGCAACGACAGCTTTATTTCCCGTCCAGGAGAAAATGTGACGGTATTGATCAATTTACCCCTTAATTCTATAACCGAAGAAAAGCCCTTATGGCCTTTTTGGAATCAATACGGTTGGGTATTCCTTGTAGGACTACTTATCACGGGCTTCTATGCCTTGTGGCGTAAATTTGGGAGGGATGATAGGGTAGTGACTACCACAAGTTATTATCCCCCGAAAGATATGGATCCTGCCATGGTAGGTTTTCTGATCAATGATCGGGATGATACTTCAGATCTTATTTCCCTAATTCCATATTGGGGTGCAAGAGGGTTGATAAAAATGGAGGAAATTCCTAAAAAGGGCTGGTTTGGAAGTAAGGATACCAAACTTATTAAAATTGGAAATCTCCCAGACGATTCGCCCTCCTATGAAAAAGAAATTTTTACTGGCCTATTTGGACAGGATCAAGGTCTGAATACCTCAGAAATACTGGTGAGCAGTCTAAAAGACACTTTCTATACCACCATGAACAGTGCCAGCAACCAATTAAAAAAAATGGCCCAGCCGTATTACGTAGTCGAATCCAAAAAAGTACAGACCATATTATATTTTGGTTTGGTCGCCAATGCCATAGTTCTTACCGCAATTGCCTTGTTTGTTTGGGGGCCCTTGGCCGCAGTGGCCATTGTGTTGACCTCTGTTCTATTGATTATTCTAAATGGCTATATGATCAAGAAAAATGATATAGGAAATCGGGTGCTATCGGAGTTGAAGGGATTTCGTCAGTTCATAAAAGTGGCGGAGGAGAACAAATTAAAAATGTTATTGCAGGATGATCCCAGCTATTTTGAAAGTACTATGGGATATGCCTTGGCCTTTGGACTGTTTGAAAAATGGGCGAAAAAATTTGATGCTCTCCATATTCCCCCTCCATCCTGGTATTCATCCGCTTCTACCCAAGCATTTACGATGCAGGGTTTTTCCAAATCCTTTTCAAAATCTATGGCTGTAACCCAGTCTACCATGATAAGTTCCCCAAAAAGCAGTGGTTCTTCCGGTGGGGGTTCGTCTGGAGGCGGTTTTGGCGGCGGTGGCGGCGGAAGCTGGTAA
- the lpxD gene encoding UDP-3-O-(3-hydroxymyristoyl)glucosamine N-acyltransferase, translated as MKSYSIQEINTILNGELVGDTPQRIDGLEQLKNAKPNQMTFIGSIKYERLWDSSKASAAIVNENIRIEPGEGRAFIKVKNADLAMAKLLEEFDPGPPQFDIDIHPTAVIHETAKLGNGVKIGANSYVGKNVVLADGVVLYPNVSIFDDTTVGPQTVFWSGTVIRERTEIGAQCIFHTNVSIGADGFGYRPSDDGRGLVKIPQIGNVIIGNLVEIGSNSCVDRGKFSSTIIGDGCKIDNLVQIGHNSVMGRFCIMAGHSGLAGSVTLGDGVMIGGSASIKDHTVIESGAVIGAGSGVMNDVAAGKTVLGYPACDSREMLKQWVALRRLAKN; from the coding sequence ATGAAATCATATTCCATTCAAGAAATCAATACCATTTTAAACGGAGAATTAGTAGGTGACACCCCCCAAAGGATAGATGGTTTGGAACAATTAAAAAATGCCAAACCCAACCAGATGACTTTTATTGGCAGTATTAAATACGAGCGATTGTGGGATTCCTCAAAAGCCAGTGCTGCCATCGTAAATGAAAATATACGTATAGAGCCAGGAGAAGGTAGGGCCTTTATCAAGGTAAAAAATGCGGATTTGGCCATGGCCAAATTATTGGAGGAGTTCGATCCAGGTCCACCACAATTTGATATTGATATTCACCCTACCGCTGTCATCCATGAAACTGCCAAGCTTGGCAATGGAGTTAAAATTGGAGCCAATAGTTATGTTGGCAAAAATGTTGTGTTGGCAGATGGGGTAGTCCTATATCCCAACGTATCCATTTTTGATGATACAACTGTGGGCCCTCAAACGGTATTTTGGTCAGGGACCGTTATCCGCGAGCGGACCGAAATTGGTGCCCAGTGTATTTTCCATACCAACGTAAGCATTGGAGCAGATGGCTTTGGCTACCGCCCCAGCGATGATGGTAGGGGATTGGTGAAAATTCCGCAAATAGGAAATGTGATTATTGGCAACCTTGTAGAAATTGGCTCTAATTCCTGTGTAGACCGCGGTAAATTTAGCTCTACCATCATAGGCGATGGCTGTAAAATAGATAATTTGGTTCAGATAGGTCATAATTCTGTCATGGGCCGTTTTTGTATTATGGCCGGCCATAGTGGCTTAGCAGGTTCTGTGACCCTAGGAGATGGTGTAATGATCGGTGGCAGCGCCTCCATTAAGGATCATACCGTGATTGAATCGGGTGCTGTCATTGGTGCTGGTTCCGGTGTTATGAACGATGTTGCCGCCGGCAAGACTGTTTTGGGATATCCTGCCTGTGATTCTAGGGAAATGCTGAAACAATGGGTGGCCTTAAGAAGGCTAGCCAAAAACTAG